ACAGAGCAGACCCAGGGCTAGTTTAGTATCCAATAGACTGCCTCCGGTGatcactgattttttaaaaattcaggctCCAAAGTGCTGAAACCAGTGTCCCTGTACTGGACTGCAGATTTGCTCATCCCATTCCTATGCTGCCCAGGTCCCAGAGGAAGAGCACACAGGTGAGGCATGTGTGGAGGTTCTTCCCTGGCAGTTGACTGGAATTTGTGGCTAAGGAGCTTGAGTCACAGAACAGTGTGCTTCTATCTTTGTGCTTAATGGTCTGCAGTGGACTTTTTTCACTCCATGAATTCTCAGATTGCTTCTAGAGTTCATGCAAGCACTTAGCTCCTGCAGCACCCCTAATAAAGTCCTAAAAAGCCATCTTGATAGATGGAGACAGGCAGGATTTATGCCACACCCCCATCACCCCCAGGAATCATTCAAGGGAATGCAATGATCACATTTGTCTTGGCACGGCACTTGCCCTGCTCCCTGGAGGGATGCAGGCACAGCTTCATTCCCTGGGTTCTGCTATCACCTACATCCCATGCTGGGGAGGGTTGGAAGCAAGCAGGGCCCagggggacacccagggacccCAGGGCTGGTGCTGTCCTTCCTGTACCACATCCATCACACCTGCAGCCCCCTCCCTCCAGCAGGAACACTGCCACACTCCAGCCCaccccagccccggccccagcACAAACAGACACGTTGCTGCAGCAAAAgtctttgttttttattgaCGGTACACAGGCACGGCTGACAGCTCATCTGTACTTCTCAGCCAGCACGGCGGCCACGGCCGACATGAACTTGTCGACGGCAGAGTGCACCTCAGGGGAGTACTCTTTACCCAGGCGGGTAGCCAGCGTCACCTGCAAGCACTGCGACAGGAACTGCAAGGAAAAACCGGGCTTAGCACCACCACTACAGACTCCATGTCCCCATCCCGGTCCCTGTCTCGCATCCCCTGTCCCACACCCCCTGCACcacatcccctgctccccatcctGATCCTCTTCCTCCATGCCCTGTCCTCCATCCCCTGGCTCCCATCCTGATCCGTgtcccccattccctgtcccataGTCTCCATTCCCCATCCTCTGATCCCTGTCCCCTaactctgtccccatcccctgccTGCCTTGAAGTTGACGGGGTCCACACGCAGATTGTAGGCGTGCAGGTTGCTGAGCTCAGACAGAGCCTGGCTGAGGTTGTCCAGGTTCTTTATGGCATTGCccagggcagccacaacttTCTTGCCATGGCCACGGATCTGGTCAGAGCCTTGTGACAGGTCGAAGTGGGGGAAGTAGGTCTTGGTCGGGGGGTAGGAGTGGAACATCCTGGGGGAATGGGACAATCAGTGGTGTTGACCCCAGCTGGACCCACCACCTGCCCCTCCGTGGGGCTCCCACCCCCTTGTCCCTCTCTCCCGTGGGGTCCCCAGGCCTGTACCTCCACAGGGCCTCGGCTCCGATCTCCTCCTCGGCGCCACCCAACTTTCCCCAGGTCTGCTGGATCAGCTTCTTGTCCTCAGCGGTCAGCACCATGGTGGCAGCTGGAAGAGTGGGCAGGGGTTGGTGGCAGCAGCACCCGCAGGACGCCTCTTATAGCTGCTGGCACCTCCACCCAGCCTTATCTTATCAAACGGAGGGGTGAGGGGATGGCCGGCGCTGGGAGAGGCTGCGGCACTGCCTGGGGGGCCCCAGATGGcccggggggccctgccctAAGGAGGCCCCTGGGGGGCCCAGCTGCCTGTCCTGCCCCACTGCACCAGCCCAACACCAGAATGGGGCAGGGGGCAGCACCTTACCAGGCTTCCCCATGGAGAGCAGGAGCCCTGGACATGTCCCATGTGTGCCACAGCCTTGTCCACCCTGGCCGGCATGTCCTTAAAACTTTTGTTGTGATCCATCATTCCCCATGGATTGGACAGAGTCCTCCTTGGCTCTGAGGGTGTTGAGGTAGGTCCCATGAGTATCCCATGTCCCCTCCAGATTTTGGCACATCCAGCCTCTCTCTGCCCCAAGAGCCCCATGGCCTCTGAGTAGGAGCCATGGACAAGCCCTCCCAGAGAAACCCAGGCAGGGAGCAACTCCTCTTTGGCTTCATGGTC
The Cinclus cinclus chromosome 16, bCinCin1.1, whole genome shotgun sequence DNA segment above includes these coding regions:
- the LOC134050640 gene encoding hemoglobin subunit alpha-D; protein product: MVLTAEDKKLIQQTWGKLGGAEEEIGAEALWRMFHSYPPTKTYFPHFDLSQGSDQIRGHGKKVVAALGNAIKNLDNLSQALSELSNLHAYNLRVDPVNFKFLSQCLQVTLATRLGKEYSPEVHSAVDKFMSAVAAVLAEKYR